In a single window of the Anguilla rostrata isolate EN2019 chromosome 6, ASM1855537v3, whole genome shotgun sequence genome:
- the LOC135256540 gene encoding uncharacterized protein LOC135256540 isoform X1 — MSEGDNREPMLSILESKEPAARPVCLATGFFPKNGQMDLTSDKGQKSQIPLDNATLSSDKTYFFVGLSEGPIENCSLHGVTVHKEVPRITEEDKKSDTETQERQCVPPTAENVTEISTKHNDYPKMNFMSLAVNGLRILFAKTVTFNMLMTLKAVVF; from the exons ATGTCTG AGGGAGATAACAGGGAGCCGATGTTGTCGATCCTCGAGAGCAAAGAACCTGCGGCCCGACCCGTTTGCCTGGCCACGGGGTTCTTCCCGAAAAACGGTCAAATGGATCTGACGTCTGATAAGGGCCAGAAAAGCCAGATTCCCTTAGACAATGCCACACTGTCCTCCGACAAAACATACTTCTTTGTGGGATTGTCCGAAGGGCCCATCGAAAACTGCAGCCTGCATGGTGTTACTGTACACAAGGAAGTGCCACGGATTACTGAAGAAG ataaGAAAAGCGACACAGAAACCcaagagagacagtgtgtgccGCCAACAGCTGAAAATGTTACAGAAATCAGCACCAAACATAATG ATTACCCAAAGATGAACTTCATGTCACTGGCAGTAAATGGCTTGAGGATATTGTTTGCTAAAACTGTGACTTTCAACATGCTGATGACCCTGAAGGCTGTGGTGTTCTAA
- the LOC135256540 gene encoding uncharacterized protein LOC135256540 isoform X2 — protein MLSILESKEPAARPVCLATGFFPKNGQMDLTSDKGQKSQIPLDNATLSSDKTYFFVGLSEGPIENCSLHGVTVHKEVPRITEEDKKSDTETQERQCVPPTAENVTEISTKHNDYPKMNFMSLAVNGLRILFAKTVTFNMLMTLKAVVF, from the exons ATGTTGTCGATCCTCGAGAGCAAAGAACCTGCGGCCCGACCCGTTTGCCTGGCCACGGGGTTCTTCCCGAAAAACGGTCAAATGGATCTGACGTCTGATAAGGGCCAGAAAAGCCAGATTCCCTTAGACAATGCCACACTGTCCTCCGACAAAACATACTTCTTTGTGGGATTGTCCGAAGGGCCCATCGAAAACTGCAGCCTGCATGGTGTTACTGTACACAAGGAAGTGCCACGGATTACTGAAGAAG ataaGAAAAGCGACACAGAAACCcaagagagacagtgtgtgccGCCAACAGCTGAAAATGTTACAGAAATCAGCACCAAACATAATG ATTACCCAAAGATGAACTTCATGTCACTGGCAGTAAATGGCTTGAGGATATTGTTTGCTAAAACTGTGACTTTCAACATGCTGATGACCCTGAAGGCTGTGGTGTTCTAA